The Mercurialis annua linkage group LG2, ddMerAnnu1.2, whole genome shotgun sequence genome contains a region encoding:
- the LOC126666676 gene encoding transcription initiation factor TFIID subunit 10, which produces MNQNNSNNIQHQHQHQHQQSTDGRHDDDAALTEFLSSLMDYTPTIPDELVEHYLAKSGFQCPDVRLIRLVAVATQKFVSEVASDALQQCKARQSAVVKDKRDKQQKDKRLILTMEDLSKALNEYGVNVKHQEYFADSPSTGMDPASRDD; this is translated from the exons ATGAACCAAAACAACAGCAATAATATCCAGCACCAGCACCAGCACCAGCACCAGCAATCAACCGATGGAAGACACGACGATGACGCAGCTCTCACTGAATTCCTATCTTCCTTGATGGATTACACTCCCaca ATACCGGACGAATTAGTGGAGCATTACTTAGCCAAAAGTGGGTTTCAATGTCCCGATGTTCGATT AATTAGATTGGTGGCTGTTGCTACTCAGAAGTTTGTTTCAGAGGTTGCTAGTGATGCACTTCA GCAATGCAAAGCTCGCCAATCAGCAGTTGTCAAAGATAAGAGGGACAAACAGCAAAAG GATAAGCGACTAATCTTGACAATGGAAGACCTTTCCAAGGCGCTGAATGAG TATGGCGTGAATGTGAAGCACCAAGAGTATTTTGCAGATAGTCCATCAACCGGAATGGATCCTGCCTCTAGAGATGATTAA
- the LOC126667086 gene encoding glutamate receptor 2.7-like isoform X1, whose product MRKYNSKCVIYFTLLLLIGVFIEMTKARNQNTTVPVNVGVIVDLEAERKGLSSIKMALSDFYGSHSHYKTRLVLNIRDSMQDVVGAASAALELIKNVQVQAIIGPNTSMQADFVIDLGEKAQIPIISYSATNPSLTSIKTPYFFRAAQDDSVQLKAISAIIKAFGWRQAVPIYIDNQYGQGILPFLADALQQIETHIPYRCNLSPDSTDNQIAEELLKLMTMQTRVFIVHMPPFLGSRLFTKANELGMMSEGYVWIITDGMTDHLSSLNPFVIESMQGVIGVRHYVPKSKELENFRDRWKRNYLQENPGSVDSELSIFELRAYDAAIALAMAIEKTGAANFAFGMANTSSSSTDLASLGVSLNGPALVQALSATRFKGLAGDFLFVKGQLPQSAFQIINVIGDATRGLGFWTTKNGLIKKLNSSVAKKSTSKSNLAHVIWPGDSAFVPKGWEIPTNGKKLRIGVPMKEGFNEFVKVTRDSMTNATSVKGYCIDVFDAVVEALPYSLTYEYIPFVKPDGTAAGTYNDLVNQVYTRNFDAVVGDIAIIANRSFYVDFTLPYTTSGVSMFVPIKDNKSKNAWVFLKPLTWDLWMTSFCFFIFIGFVVWVLEHRINEDFRGPPSHQIGTAFWFSFSTMAFAQRERVMSNLARVVVIIWCFVVLILTQSYTASLTSLLTVQQLIPIVTDVHQLIKNGDNVGYLKDSFVPGILTGLGFDESKLKMYKSTDECNELFSKGSKNGGITAAFDEIPYIKLFLVKYCSKYTMVEPTFQTGGFGFVFPRGSPLVPDISRAILNLREGDRIKRIKRAWFGEQVPCPDPSTSISSSSLSLRSFWGLFLIAGVASVLALIIFAVVFFYQHRQIFLPDSDLLESSSVWSRIVKLFRIFDHKDLESHAFRKGSEVHEIYLATPSPSIYSVRTDFPEEHGTPSVDYGDPNPTPQQAVIKINELEESTSSHP is encoded by the exons atgagaaaatataattcaaaatgtGTCATCTATTTCACTTTGCTTTTGCTCATTGGTGTGTTCATAGAAATGACGAAGGCTCGGAATCAGAACACGACAGTACCCGTAAATGTCGGAGTTATTGTCGACCTGGAGGCCGAGAGGAAAGGGTTGAGCAGCATAAAGATGGCCCTGTCGGATTTTTATGGTTCCCATTCTCATTACAAGACAAGGTTGGTTCTTAACATCAGAGACTCCATGCAAGATGTTGTCGGTGCTGCTTCTGCAG CTCTGGAGCTGATAAAAAATGTGCAAGTGCAAGCAATTATAGGGCCAAACACATCAATGCAAGCTGATTTCGTAATTGATCTTGGAGAAAAAGCTCAAATACCCATCATCTCATATTCTGCCACAAATCCCTCTCTTACTTCCATTAAAACCCCATATTTTTTCAGAGCTGCACAAGATGACTCAGTTCAACTTAAAGCCATTAGTGCGATCATTAAAGCTTTTGGATGGAGACAAGCAGTGCCCATTTACATAGATAATCAGTACGGCCAAGGAATCCTGCCATTTTTAGCCGATGCTTTACAACAAATCGAGACTCATATCCCTTACAGGTGTAATCTATCTCCGGATTCTACTGATAATCAAATAGCTGAAGAGCTTTTAAAATTGATGACTATGCAAACTCGGGTTTTCATTGTTCATATGCCGCCGTTTCTGGGCTCTCGTCTCTTTACCAAAGCAAACGAGCTTGGAATGATGAGTGAAGGCTATGTTTGGATCATAACGGATGGAATGACTGACCACTTGAGTTCTTTAAATCCTTTTGTTATTGAATCAATGCAAGGTGTGATTGGTGTTCGACATTATGTTCCGAAGAGTAAAGAGCTCGAAAATTTTCGTGATCGTTGGAAGAGAAATTATCTGCAGGAAAATCCGGGAAGTGTTGATTCAGAATTGAGCATTTTTGAACTAAGGGCTTATGATGCTGCTATTGCATTAGCCATGGCAATTGAGAAAACGGGAGCTGCAAATTTCGCCTTTGGAATGGCGAATACTTCTTCTTCATCAACTGACCTTGCATCGCTTGGAGTGTCTCTAAATGGTCCTGCCCTTGTTCAAGCATTATCAGCCACTCGCTTCAAAGGCCTCGCCGGAGATTTCCTTTTCGTGAAAGGGCAGCTACCACAATCAGCTTTCCAGATAATCAACGTTATCGGAGATGCAACTAGAGGACTTGGATTTTGGACAACCAAAAATGGACTTATAAAGAAGCTGAACTCATCAGTAGCAAAAAAAAGCACTTCGAAGTCCAATCTTGCACATGTTATCTGGCCGGGGGATTCAGCTTTCGTTCCTAAGGGATGGGAGATTCCGACAAATGGCAAGAAACTAAGAATCGGAGTGCCAATGAAGGAAGGCTTTAATGAATTTGTAAAGGTGACGAGAGATAGCATGACTAATGCTACAAGTGTAAAAGGCTACTGCATAGATGTTTTTGATGCTGTAGTAGAAGCATTGCCTTACTCTCTGACTTATGAATACATCCCATTTGTTAAGCCTGATGGTACAGCAGCAGGAACATATAATGATCTAGTCAATCAAGTCTACACCAGG AATTTTGATGCTGTGGTGGGAGATATAGCTATAATTGCCAATAGATCCTTTTATGTGGACTTCACATTGCCTTATACTACGTCAGGAGTATCAATGTTTGTTCCAATTAAAGACAACAAGAGTAAAAATGCATGGGTTTTCTTGAAGCCTTTGACATGGGATCTTTGGATGACGagtttttgtttctttattttcaTTGGATTTGTTGTATGGGTTCTTGAACATAGAATTAATGAAGACTTTAGAGGTCCTCCTTCACATCAAATTGGAACAGCCTTCTGGTTCTCTTTCTCCACCATGGCTTTTGCCCAAC GGGAAAGAGTGATGAGCAACTTGGCCAGAGTAGTAGTAATTATATGGTGCTTCGTAGTATTGATTCTCACTCAAAGCTATACAGCTAGTTTAACAAGTCTCCTCACCGTCCAGCAGCTCATACCAATTGTAACTGATGTTCATCAGCTCATTAAAAATGGAGATAACGTAGGCTACCTGAAGGACTCTTTTGTTCCAGGAATCTTGACAGGCTTGGGCTTTGACGAATCAAAGCTCAAAATGTACAAATCTACTGATGAATGCAACGAACTTTTCTCAAAAGGAAGTAAAAATGGCGGCATTACTGCTGCTTTTGATGAAATTCCATACATTAAGCTGTTTCTTGTAAAGTATTGCTCCAAATATACTATGGTTGAACCGACATTTCAGACAGGCGGCTTTGGATTT GTTTTTCCTAGAGGATCTCCATTAGTACCTGACATATCGAGAGCGATCCTGAATTTGAGGGAAGGAGATAgaataaagagaattaagaGAGCATGGTTTGGAGAACAAGTCCCTTGTCCAGATCCAAGCACTAGTATTTCTTCCAGTAGCCTTAGTCTCAGAAGTTTCTGGGGATTATTTTTAATTGCAGGAGTAGCTTCAGTTTTAGCTCTGATCATATTTGCAGTCGTGTTCTTTTACCAACATAGGCAAATATTTCTACCTGATTCAGATTTATTAGAATCTTCATCAGTATGGAGCAGAATTGTTAAGCTGTTCAGAATATTTGACCACAAGGACTTGGAATCACACGCTTTCAGAAAGGGTAGTGAAGTGCATGAGATATATTTGGCGACGCCAAGTCCTTCAATTTATTCTGTCAGGACTGATTTTCCTGAAGAACACGGGACGCCTTCTGTAGATTACGGTGATCCAAATCCAACACCTCAACAAGCagttataaaaattaatgagCTTGAAGAATCAACAAGTAGTCATCCATAA
- the LOC126666636 gene encoding uncharacterized protein At1g32220, chloroplastic produces the protein MRTLASRLINSQPSLSRLHAMAASRNTRYLTTDSNKVDEPFKVEEAETVDVPPPPTEKVLVLGGNGFVGSNVCKIALDRGVRVQSLSRSGRPSVQDSWANAVTWHQGDLLSPDSWKEALDGVSAVISCVGGFGSHSRMYKINGTANINAIRAASEKGVKRFVYISAADFGVANYLLQGYYEGKRAAETELLTKFPYGGIILRPGFIYGTRNVGSMKLPLGVIGSPLEMVLQHAKPLNQLPLIGPLFTPPVNVTAVAKVAVRAATDPVFPPGIIDVHGILRYTQQRSK, from the exons ATGAGGACGCTAGCGTCGCGGTTGATTAATTCTCAACCGTCCCTCTCCCGATTACA TGCAATGGCTGCATCGAGGAACACGCGATATTTAACAACGGATTCTAATAAGGTAGACGAACCGTTTAAAGTAGAGGAAGCGGAGACGGTTGATGTACCTCCACCGCCGACGGAGAAG GTTCTTGTATTAGGTGGAAATGGATTTGTTGGCTCCAATGTATGCAAAATAGCTTTAGATCGTGGGGTGAGAGTCCAAAGCCTTAGCAG ATCTGGTAGGCCGTCTGTGCAGGATTCTTGGGCTAATGCTGTGACCTGGCATCAAG GAGATCTTCTTTCACCTGATTCATGGAAGGAAGCCTTGGACGGGGTTTCTGCCGTT ATTTCCTGCGTTGGTGGTTTTGGATCACACTCTCGCATGTATAAGATCAATGGAACTGCAAACATCAATGCAATAAGGGCTGCTTCAGAAAAAG GTGTAAAAAGATTTGTTTATATATCTGCTGCTGACTTTGGCGTGGCTAATTACCTACTGCAAGGATATTATGAGGGAAAG AGAGCTGCTGAAACAGAGTTGCTGACCAAGTTTCCTTATGGAG GAATAATTCTCAGGCCTGGATTTATTTATGGGACGCGCAATGTCGGGAGCATGAAGTTACCGCTTGGTGTGATTGGTTCTCCTTTGGAGATG GTTCTTCAACATGCAAAGCCACTAAACCAGCTTCCACTTATTGGACCTCTGTTCACCCCCCCTGTCAATGTTACTGCAGTGGCAAAGGTTGCAGTAAGAGCAGCAACTGACCCTGTGTTTCCTCCTGGAATCATCGATGTACATGGAATACTACGATATACCCAGCAAAGATCAAAGTAG